In Malus sylvestris chromosome 16, drMalSylv7.2, whole genome shotgun sequence, the following are encoded in one genomic region:
- the LOC126608795 gene encoding uncharacterized protein LOC126608795: MAAHQKLAVILENPQNDAEFLLVKQTRPPKFDDEEYDSFVDSDLWDLPASQLNLLEGQSKPSIAVAGAESLSGKIDLEKFDFDSALNQVLEQVGFKPADGGDWRLSKYVEEGQFGPGPPINSVFIRGKLVAPEQNLQESCRWMSVPSCLSSLVEVKPSSDRVGPLIVAGLLNESEQSREMNIPSTLPYQEYPPGVVLVPMGSRTAKPFYTTNLVVFAPKNASNESGKNDFIACGDALIVDPGCRSEFHEELAQIVTSLPRKLVVFVTHHHQDHVDGLSVIQRCNPDATLLAHENTVRRIGKDDWSLGFTAISGTEEICIGGQRLIAVFSPGHTDGHMALLHASTHTLIVGDHCVGQGSAVLDVTAGGNMTDYFQSTYKFMELSPHALVPMHGRVNLWPKHLLCGYLKNRRARESSVLKAIENGAETLFDIVATVYSEVDHRFWIPAASNVRLHVDHLAQQDKLPKEFSIQRFQKTCRLHFFSRWIGAYLSSVVRLNCSKPRKSQVLVAGAVASFAVVLYMFKNRLSPR; encoded by the exons ATGGCAGCGCACCAAAAGCTCGCTGTGATTCTCGAGAATCCTCAAAACGACGCCGAATTCCTCCTCGTGAAACAGACGCGACCGCCGAAGTTCGACGACGAAGAGTACGACTCGTTCGTCGATTCCGATCTCTGGGACTTGCCCGCCTCCCAATTGAACCTTCTAGAAGGACAATCGAAGCCCTCGATTGCAGTGGCAGGCGCAGAATCGTTGTCGGGGAAGATCGATTTGGAAAAATTCGATTTCGATTCTGCTCTCAACCAG GTTCTGGAACAAGTAGGGTTTAAGCCAGCTGACGGTGGAGATTGGAGGTTGTCCAAGTACGTGGAGGAAGGTCAGTTTGGACCCGGTCCGCCCATTAACTCGGTGTTCATTAGGGGAAAATTGGTAGCACCGGAGCAAAATTTACAAG AATCGTGTAGATGGATGTCTGTCCCGAGTTGTCTAAGCTCGCTTGTTGAAGTGAAACCAAGCAGTGATCGTGTGGGGCCGTTGATAGTTGCAGGTCTTCTAAATGAATCTGAGCAATCGAGAGAGATGAACATTCCATCCACCTTACCTTACCAG GAGTACCCCCCTGGTGTTGTGCTTGTACCTATGGGAAGCAGGACAGCAAAACCTTTTTATACAACAAACCTGGTTGTTTTTGCACCCAAAAATGCTTCAAATGAATCTGGGAAGAATGATTTTATTGCTTGTGGAGATGCATTGATAGTGGATCCTGGGTGCCGGTCTGAATTCCATGAAGAG CTCGCACAAATTGTGACTTCATTGCCAAGAAAGTTAGTTGTCTTTGTTACGCATCACCATCAGGATCATGTGGATG GTCTTTCAGTTATTCAGCGTTGCAATCCTGATGCTACTTTATTAGCACATGAAAATACTGTGCGACGCATTGGAAAAG ATGACTGGTCTCTTGGCTTCACTGCAATTTCTGGAACTGAAGAGATTTGCATTGGTGGTCAGCGATTGATTGCCGTCTTTTCTCCG GGGCATACAGATGGGCATATGGCACTGCTTCATGCCAGTACTCACACATTGATTGTCGGTGATCATTGCGTGGG TCAAGGTAGTGCTGTACTGGATGTTACTGCTGGGGGAAATATGACT GATTACTTTCAATCAACTTACAAATTCATGGAGCTTTCCCCACATGCCTTGGTCCCCATGCATGGGAGAGTTAACCTATGGCCAAAGCACTTGCTTTGTGGATATCTCAA GAACCGCAGAGCTAGAGAAAGTTCTGTCTTGAAAGCGATAGAAAATGGAGCAGAAACTTTGTTCGACATAGTTGCCACTGTATATTCGGAGGTTGATCATAGATTTTGGATTCCTGCTGCATCTAATGTGAGGCTTCATGTGGATCATCTTGCCCAGCAAGATAAGTTACCAAAG GAATTCTCAATTCAGAGGTTTCAAAAAACTTGTAGGCTGCACTTCTTCTCTCGATGGATTGGGGCATATTTAAGTAGTGTTGTCAGGTTAAATTGTTCGAAGCCAAGGAAATCTCAGGTTCTTGTTGCCGGGGCGGTGGCTAGCTTTGCTGTTGTGTTGTACATGTTTAAAAACAGGCTTAGTCCCAGGTAA